CGGCTATCCGCTCGGCTTGTTGACGAAGGGATTGATAATGGTAAAGACCGGGGGATAACCCCTCAACCGCGCGCGCGGCGAAATAAATTTCCAGAGGGAAAAGCCCGCCGCCGGAGGGGGCGTTCCGGAAAGCCCTGCCGAATCCTGTCTCCTGGGCGGTCCTGTTGACTCCGTACCCATAGTAAAGCAGGGCGCCAAGTTGCGGGAGGGTAACTGGCGCGCCGGAAAAGGAGCGGGCGGAATTGCGGCGGACAATGGCGTCGGCCAAGGACAGCGTTGGAACTGGAAAGGCCCCCGGCCCCGGAAGGGGCGTTACCTCGGCGGTCTCGTAACTCAACGACTCGGACATCTGCGCCATAACCGCCACCACCGCCTCTGTGGGAACCGGAAAGTCCAGGCGGGACAGTTTGGTGTTCTCGTGGAACAGCTCCCATAGGGCTGTGGTCAAATCTTCGCCGGTCATGCTCATGAGCGACTGGGAGGTGATTGACACTGTGCAAGCTCCTTTTTAGTCTGGATTCGTTATGGATATGGATGCGGGTACATATTGTCTCCCCGCCCCGGGTCAAAAGGAGCATGTCCCATCCGTTCCGGCGCTTCCAACAGACGGCGCCCGCCCAAGGCCCTGTCGCTGTGTCCCATGAACATAGGGTGCAGACCGGGTACGATGGCCCTAACCACCGCGAAACCGGCGTCGGCCACATCGGGTGTTGTCAGTTCCGCAAGCAGGGTTCGATGCCCCGCCGCGCCGAGGGCGTTCACCATTTTTGCGAGGATCGTTCCGTCCACGTCCCCTCTGTTGGCCAGCGGGGTCACATCGTCGAACTCGATCCTTCTTTTGGAGGCGAACAGGAAATCGGTCAGCGGCAGGCGGTCCTGCCGGGACCAGAAGAGGAGGTGGTCCTGTTGTGCCTTCACGTTGAAATCGTTCCCGGGAGCGGCGCTGAGGGCCTTGTCGGTGGAAAACCGTTTCACCAGATGGGCGTAGCGCCGGGTATGGGCCAGTTCCTCCAGGCTCTTGCGGGCGGCGCTTTCAGGATCCGGCTCGGTGGAAGCGGCCACGATGAACGCCGGCTCGCCGGGCCGTTCCGAGCGGATGGCGGAAAGTATGGTGGGGATGCCAAGATCGGTGGTCAGGTCGAACATGACCACTTCCAGCCCCACCGACTCGAACCGGGTGACCAGGTCGTAATTATAGTCGCTGAGGGATTCCACCATGATGCGGGGCGGAGCCAGCATCGCCTGCCAGTGGAGCATCACGGAATCCCGCTCCACCACTTCGCATATGGCCGATATGGCGGCCTTCACCGGGTTTACATGGCAGGCCAGCCCGGTGGAGATGGGCTGGGCCACGGGCGCGTCGCGCCGGCCGTCCCCGTGGGTGTGGTAAAAGTACGGAACATAGACCATCCCTGCCGGAGCCCATACCACCTCGCCGGTGGCGGCGTCGGCCATGGGGCTCCAGCGCACGGTGGTATCCTCGG
This DNA window, taken from Nitrospinota bacterium, encodes the following:
- a CDS encoding SagB/ThcOx family dehydrogenase, which translates into the protein MSITSQSLMSMTGEDLTTALWELFHENTKLSRLDFPVPTEAVVAVMAQMSESLSYETAEVTPLPGPGAFPVPTLSLADAIVRRNSARSFSGAPVTLPQLGALLYYGYGVNRTAQETGFGRAFRNAPSGGGLFPLEIYFAARAVEGLSPGLYHYQSLRQQAERIAGETAVNKALGSLMQADIAATAPVTFFITALFNRTVFKYRDRGYRFILLEAGHVAQNINLAAEAVGLASLNIGGYVDREADEALDLDGLSQSTVYVVSVGERGGAGEGAMV
- a CDS encoding YcaO-like family protein, with amino-acid sequence MRNGAVHDWRTRFTASLSRLVDNRAGIIKTLHESPLSPGAPRFSHVYALASNTRAFCGQRNFANSGGAAADVVTAAAKAVGEAVERYCGAIFDMDEFPLTSAAAAGFNCVDPASFALHSPEQYARKGFVYVPFTEDTTVRWSPMADAATGEVVWAPAGMVYVPYFYHTHGDGRRDAPVAQPISTGLACHVNPVKAAISAICEVVERDSVMLHWQAMLAPPRIMVESLSDYNYDLVTRFESVGLEVVMFDLTTDLGIPTILSAIRSERPGEPAFIVAASTEPDPESAARKSLEELAHTRRYAHLVKRFSTDKALSAAPGNDFNVKAQQDHLLFWSRQDRLPLTDFLFASKRRIEFDDVTPLANRGDVDGTILAKMVNALGAAGHRTLLAELTTPDVADAGFAVVRAIVPGLHPMFMGHSDRALGGRRLLEAPERMGHAPFDPGRGDNMYPHPYP